In Nitrospinota bacterium, the following proteins share a genomic window:
- the rho gene encoding transcription termination factor Rho, which produces MNIGSLKDKTISELTEIAAQYNVEGIRGLRKQELMFKILEAQTEQEGLIFGEGVLEILPDGFGFLRAPSFNYLPGPDDIYVSPSQIRKFDLRTGDTISGQIRPPKENERYFALLKVETINFEAPDELKDKVLFDNLTPLYPHKKLSLETTQEALSGRVLDLICPIGKGQRALIVSPPRAGKTMLMQSIANSVTKNHPEVTLIVLLIDERPEEVTDMERSVKGEIISSTFDEPPTRHVQVAEMVIEKAKRLVERKRDVVILLDSITRLARAYNTIVPPSGKVLSGGIDSNALQRPKRFFGAARNLEEGGSLTIIATALIDTGSRMDDVIFEEFKGTGNMEVHLDRRLADRRVFPAIDISRSGTRKEELLLESDDLRRVWVLRKVLQPMDSIEAMELLIDKMRSAKTNKKFLESMNA; this is translated from the coding sequence GGAAGGGATCCGCGGCCTGCGCAAGCAGGAGCTGATGTTCAAGATACTGGAGGCCCAGACCGAGCAGGAGGGACTCATCTTCGGTGAAGGAGTGCTGGAGATACTGCCGGACGGTTTCGGGTTCCTGCGCGCTCCTTCGTTCAACTATCTGCCGGGCCCGGACGACATATACGTTTCGCCTTCGCAGATAAGGAAATTCGACCTCCGGACGGGGGACACCATATCCGGCCAAATCCGCCCGCCCAAGGAAAACGAACGATACTTCGCGCTGCTCAAGGTGGAGACGATCAACTTCGAAGCTCCCGATGAGCTGAAGGACAAGGTGTTGTTCGACAACCTTACCCCTTTGTACCCGCACAAGAAACTTTCGCTGGAGACCACGCAGGAAGCGCTCTCCGGCCGGGTGCTCGACCTTATATGCCCCATCGGCAAGGGGCAGCGCGCGCTCATCGTGTCGCCCCCCCGGGCCGGCAAGACGATGCTCATGCAGTCCATCGCAAATTCCGTGACGAAGAACCATCCGGAAGTCACGCTTATCGTGCTGCTCATCGACGAGCGGCCCGAAGAGGTGACGGACATGGAGCGGTCCGTGAAAGGGGAGATAATATCGTCCACCTTCGACGAACCCCCCACGCGGCACGTTCAGGTGGCGGAGATGGTCATCGAAAAGGCCAAGCGCCTGGTGGAACGCAAGCGGGACGTGGTGATCCTGCTCGACTCCATCACGAGGCTCGCCCGGGCGTACAACACCATCGTCCCCCCGTCGGGCAAGGTGCTCTCCGGCGGTATTGACTCCAACGCGCTCCAGAGGCCCAAACGGTTCTTCGGCGCGGCGCGCAACCTTGAAGAAGGCGGTTCGCTTACGATCATCGCCACGGCGCTTATCGACACCGGTTCGCGCATGGACGACGTGATATTCGAGGAATTCAAGGGTACCGGCAACATGGAAGTCCATCTGGACAGGCGTCTGGCGGACCGGCGCGTGTTCCCGGCCATAGACATCAGCCGCTCGGGCACGAGGAAAGAGGAGCTTTTGCTCGAATCCGACGACCTGAGGCGCGTGTGGGTGCTTCGCAAGGTGCTCCAGCCGATGGACTCCATCGAGGCGATGGAGCTTCTTATAGACAAGATGCGCTCGGCCAAGACGAACAAGAAGTTTTTGGAGTCCATGAACGCTTAA